In the genome of Chryseobacterium oryzae, one region contains:
- a CDS encoding YbjN domain-containing protein — protein MGEDNKIFNRVKEWLLDYEFNISFEDENQKVLIIEKESNGIKNMILIVSDSILIMEQFLFEIKNPSLEIYKTLLQKNRDIVHGAFVLDYSGMKVIFRDTLPTDNMAQNELMASIDSLGILVGEFNSEMIKMSK, from the coding sequence ATGGGAGAAGATAATAAAATATTTAACAGAGTTAAAGAATGGTTGTTGGATTATGAATTCAATATTAGTTTTGAAGATGAAAATCAAAAAGTGCTGATTATCGAAAAAGAATCGAATGGTATTAAAAATATGATTCTAATTGTTTCAGATTCAATTTTAATTATGGAGCAGTTTCTTTTTGAAATTAAAAATCCTTCGTTAGAAATTTATAAAACCTTACTTCAGAAAAACAGAGATATTGTGCATGGTGCTTTTGTTTTGGATTATTCCGGGATGAAAGTAATCTTCCGAGATACTTTGCCAACCGACAATATGGCACAGAATGAATTAATGGCTTCGATAGATTCTCTTGGGATTTTGGTGGGCGAATTTAATAGTGAAATGATTAAAATGAGTAAATAA
- a CDS encoding NifU family protein produces the protein MRTILIEPTENPKVMKFVADYNLIPGSLELDRDSDISEIPLAQELFNYPFVERIFITANFVAVAKQDTVEWEHVAESLKNAIEDELLANPRIYLQKKKEMYQIYAEMTPNPNVMKFVSNKLLLEGFVEVKSRNEAEGVPLAQAIFKEFDFATEVFISDNFVAVTKDHSVEWHQVMVTVRALIADYLQNGGEISNIEAQKHENPVEKIINREYTDDEQKISDILNEYVAPAVENDGGKISLMEYDQATKTAKMLLQGACSGCPSSTATLKGGIENILKQFIPDLVEKVEAVNG, from the coding sequence ATGCGTACAATCCTTATAGAACCAACAGAAAACCCAAAAGTGATGAAATTTGTAGCCGATTACAATTTAATTCCGGGTTCTTTGGAGTTAGACAGAGATTCAGATATATCCGAAATTCCTTTGGCGCAGGAACTTTTCAATTATCCATTTGTGGAAAGAATTTTCATTACAGCCAATTTTGTCGCAGTTGCCAAACAAGATACCGTAGAATGGGAACACGTTGCCGAAAGTCTTAAAAACGCAATTGAGGACGAACTACTCGCTAACCCAAGAATTTATCTGCAGAAGAAAAAGGAAATGTATCAGATTTACGCTGAAATGACACCCAATCCGAATGTAATGAAGTTTGTTTCTAACAAATTACTTTTAGAAGGTTTTGTTGAAGTAAAATCCAGAAACGAAGCAGAAGGAGTTCCATTAGCACAGGCAATTTTCAAGGAATTTGATTTCGCTACAGAAGTTTTTATATCCGACAATTTTGTTGCTGTTACGAAAGACCACAGTGTAGAATGGCATCAGGTAATGGTTACAGTAAGAGCACTTATCGCAGATTATCTTCAAAATGGAGGAGAAATTTCAAACATAGAAGCTCAGAAGCACGAGAATCCTGTAGAAAAAATCATCAACAGAGAATATACCGATGATGAGCAGAAAATTTCAGACATTCTGAACGAATATGTTGCTCCTGCCGTAGAAAATGATGGCGGAAAAATTTCTTTAATGGAATACGACCAAGCTACCAAAACAGCCAAAATGCTTTTACAGGGAGCATGTTCCGGATGCCCAAGTTCTACAGCAACGCTTAAAGGCGGAATTGAAAATATTTTAAAACAATTCATTCCCGATTTAGTAGAAAAAGTAGAAGCCGTAAACGGATAA
- a CDS encoding helix-turn-helix domain-containing protein, with amino-acid sequence MSFFGTNIKKIRHVKGLSQKAFGDLFELNRGVISAYEEGRAEPKIETLLKVAHYFNLDIDDFLTKPLQVNDLVSGSVIDTLMFSPIENFKKTQTEQNLSDANSSKNKILQKILANVDFVHEFTDEKKTLPFYNSGDILFLVKADFNSERNETLFFLENENIHNLSEIPEKKWKEKEIYTIAGHLSLHRKNVFSDILKRIENLENFIKK; translated from the coding sequence ATGAGTTTTTTCGGAACCAATATTAAGAAAATACGACACGTTAAAGGTTTGAGCCAAAAAGCTTTTGGAGATTTGTTTGAACTCAACAGAGGCGTAATAAGTGCTTACGAAGAAGGAAGAGCAGAACCCAAAATTGAAACTTTGCTGAAAGTTGCCCACTACTTCAATTTAGATATTGACGATTTTCTAACGAAACCACTACAGGTAAACGATTTAGTAAGCGGATCGGTGATAGATACCTTAATGTTTTCTCCTATCGAAAATTTTAAGAAAACCCAAACAGAGCAAAATCTTAGCGATGCAAATTCATCAAAAAATAAAATTTTGCAAAAAATATTAGCAAACGTTGATTTTGTACATGAATTTACCGATGAGAAAAAAACTCTTCCTTTTTACAATTCTGGAGATATTCTTTTTTTAGTAAAAGCCGATTTTAATTCGGAAAGAAACGAAACACTTTTCTTTTTAGAAAATGAAAACATCCATAACCTTTCCGAAATTCCAGAAAAAAAATGGAAAGAAAAGGAAATTTACACAATAGCAGGACATCTCTCGCTGCATCGAAAAAATGTATTTTCTGACATCCTGAAAAGAATTGAAAATTTAGAAAATTTTATAAAAAAGTAA
- a CDS encoding flotillin family protein — protein sequence MNTTLIAGIVVIAIASIGLIFWILSMYKKTVQGIVILRTGYGGTKVFFNAGIVIPVIHRMESMDISVKKLEIAREGRAGLICKDNMRADIQVAFFIRVNKSVDDIVNVGQTIGCQRASDINTLRELFEAKFSEALKTVGKKFEFIELYEARSEFRQEILDIIGTDLNGYVLDDCAIDYLEQTKIENLDKDNILDSEGIKKITELTANQNIKANQVRRDEEKTITKQNVEAREAILELEKQLAEKEESQKREVANIKARENAEILKVEEEERLKYETVRISTEEKLQIAEENKLRQVVIAAKNKERADLVETERVQKDKMLEATERERIVSLAQIEKEKAIELEKKNIQDVIRERLTMEKTVVEEQQGIKDLEAFKTADRNKQVEITLATQEAEKKLIEETRAAEARKLAAEKDAQKYVIEAQAKRDAAEKEAEARKIIADAKAKEEATVGLSEAQVMHAKAEAHERQGIVEAVVIEKKADAVKKEGIAQAEVIKEKALAEAAGITEKAEAMKKLNDAGKDHEEFRLTLAKEKEVELAQISIQKDIAQAQAGVLAEAFKSAKIDIVGGDNTFFDNVIRQVSAGKGLDKFISHSENATLVKENLLGDGENIIGKVMGMVEKYNVSSEDIKNMSIANLIFKLNGVADQQERGILGRAMDMAKHLGVDQKPIR from the coding sequence ATGAACACCACTTTAATTGCAGGAATTGTTGTTATAGCAATAGCTTCTATAGGTTTAATTTTCTGGATTTTATCCATGTACAAAAAAACCGTACAGGGAATTGTTATTTTACGTACAGGTTATGGAGGAACCAAAGTATTCTTTAATGCAGGGATAGTTATTCCGGTCATTCACAGAATGGAATCTATGGATATTTCCGTAAAAAAACTGGAAATTGCCAGAGAAGGAAGAGCCGGATTAATCTGTAAAGACAATATGAGAGCAGATATTCAGGTGGCATTCTTTATCAGAGTTAATAAATCGGTGGATGATATCGTGAATGTTGGACAGACAATCGGCTGTCAGAGAGCGTCAGACATTAACACGTTGAGAGAGTTGTTTGAAGCTAAATTTTCTGAAGCTCTAAAAACCGTAGGTAAAAAATTTGAATTTATAGAATTGTATGAAGCGAGAAGTGAATTCCGTCAGGAAATTTTAGATATTATCGGCACAGATCTCAATGGATATGTTTTGGATGATTGTGCGATTGATTATCTGGAACAGACTAAAATTGAAAATCTAGATAAAGACAATATCTTAGATTCTGAAGGGATTAAAAAAATTACAGAACTTACAGCAAATCAAAATATTAAAGCCAATCAGGTTCGTAGAGATGAAGAAAAAACCATTACAAAACAAAATGTAGAAGCCCGTGAAGCGATTTTAGAACTCGAAAAGCAATTGGCTGAAAAAGAAGAATCTCAAAAAAGAGAGGTTGCGAATATCAAAGCCCGTGAAAATGCAGAAATTCTAAAGGTGGAAGAAGAAGAAAGGCTGAAATACGAAACCGTACGTATATCTACAGAAGAAAAACTTCAGATTGCCGAAGAAAATAAACTGCGACAGGTCGTTATTGCTGCTAAAAATAAAGAGCGTGCAGATTTGGTAGAAACCGAAAGAGTTCAAAAAGATAAAATGTTGGAGGCAACCGAAAGAGAGAGAATTGTTTCTTTAGCTCAGATTGAAAAAGAAAAAGCCATCGAATTAGAAAAGAAAAATATACAGGATGTTATTCGTGAACGTTTAACAATGGAAAAAACGGTGGTAGAGGAGCAACAGGGAATTAAAGATCTCGAAGCTTTCAAAACTGCAGACAGAAATAAACAGGTAGAAATTACTTTGGCAACTCAGGAAGCAGAGAAAAAATTAATTGAAGAAACCAGAGCTGCAGAAGCCAGAAAATTGGCGGCAGAGAAAGATGCTCAAAAGTATGTTATCGAAGCTCAGGCGAAAAGAGATGCCGCAGAAAAAGAAGCGGAAGCCAGAAAAATTATTGCTGATGCTAAAGCTAAAGAAGAAGCTACTGTTGGTTTGTCTGAAGCACAGGTAATGCATGCTAAAGCAGAAGCGCATGAAAGACAGGGAATTGTAGAAGCGGTTGTTATTGAGAAAAAAGCGGATGCTGTTAAGAAAGAAGGAATTGCTCAGGCAGAAGTTATTAAAGAAAAAGCTTTGGCAGAAGCTGCGGGAATTACCGAAAAGGCAGAGGCGATGAAGAAATTAAACGATGCCGGAAAAGATCACGAAGAATTCCGATTGACTTTAGCGAAAGAAAAAGAAGTAGAATTGGCTCAGATTTCAATCCAGAAAGATATTGCTCAGGCGCAAGCTGGAGTTTTGGCGGAAGCATTCAAATCTGCAAAAATTGATATCGTTGGAGGAGATAATACATTCTTTGATAATGTAATTCGCCAGGTTTCTGCAGGAAAAGGATTAGACAAATTCATTAGTCACAGTGAAAATGCAACCTTGGTAAAAGAAAATCTTTTAGGCGATGGCGAAAATATCATCGGAAAAGTGATGGGAATGGTAGAGAAATACAATGTTTCTTCGGAAGATATCAAAAATATGAGTATCGCAAATCTTATTTTTAAGCTCAATGGTGTTGCAGACCAGCAGGAAAGAGGAATTCTTGGAAGAGCGATGGATATGGCAAAACATCTTGGAGTAGATCAGAAACCTATCCGATAA
- the hemH gene encoding ferrochelatase: MKGILLVNLGSPRSTSVPDVKEYLDEFLMDEKVIDYRWFFRALLVRGIILNTRPAKSAEAYKTVWTDQGSPLIVITEQIQKKLQKLVDVPVEIGMRYAQPSIESGIQKLVDKGITEIVLFPLYPQYAMSTTETVIEKAEEVRKAKFPGIKINYIQPFYNREIYINCLAESIKEKLPENFDALQFSYHGVPERHIYKTDPTKTCNLNDCCSRENNPSHSFCYRHQCYKTTNMVIEKLGISKEKTIVSFQSRLGKDKWIEPYTDETLETIPKKGIKNLAVVCPAFVSDCLETLEEISVEGKEQFTHAGGENFHYIPCLNDEDRWISVIKTLCEEKLQDFYVV; this comes from the coding sequence ATGAAAGGAATATTATTAGTCAATCTCGGATCACCAAGGTCCACATCCGTACCCGATGTGAAGGAATATCTTGATGAGTTTCTTATGGATGAAAAAGTGATTGATTACCGCTGGTTTTTCCGTGCACTATTGGTTCGCGGAATTATTTTAAATACAAGACCTGCCAAATCTGCAGAAGCTTACAAAACAGTTTGGACAGACCAAGGTTCTCCTCTCATTGTAATAACAGAGCAAATTCAGAAAAAACTTCAGAAGCTTGTAGATGTTCCTGTAGAAATAGGAATGCGGTATGCACAGCCAAGTATCGAAAGCGGAATTCAAAAACTTGTTGATAAAGGAATTACGGAAATTGTTCTTTTTCCACTCTACCCGCAATATGCAATGAGCACAACCGAAACCGTTATTGAAAAAGCAGAAGAAGTAAGAAAAGCTAAGTTTCCGGGCATTAAAATTAATTATATACAGCCATTTTATAACAGGGAAATTTACATCAACTGTTTAGCGGAAAGCATAAAAGAAAAACTTCCGGAAAATTTTGATGCATTACAGTTTTCTTATCACGGAGTTCCGGAAAGACATATTTATAAAACTGACCCTACAAAAACCTGCAATCTTAACGATTGCTGTTCTCGGGAGAACAATCCGAGCCACTCATTCTGCTACCGTCATCAATGTTACAAAACTACCAACATGGTGATTGAAAAACTAGGAATTTCTAAAGAAAAAACAATCGTCTCATTTCAGTCACGATTAGGTAAAGACAAGTGGATTGAACCTTACACCGATGAAACCCTGGAAACCATCCCCAAGAAAGGAATAAAAAATCTTGCTGTTGTCTGCCCTGCATTTGTTTCAGATTGTTTGGAAACATTAGAAGAAATTTCGGTAGAAGGAAAAGAGCAGTTTACACATGCAGGTGGAGAAAACTTCCATTATATCCCCTGTCTGAATGATGAAGACCGATGGATTTCGGTAATTAAAACTTTATGTGAAGAAAAACTTCAGGATTTTTACGTTGTATAA
- a CDS encoding gamma carbonic anhydrase family protein yields the protein MALIKELLGKTPQIGKNTYLAETATVVGNVVMGENCSIWFNAVIRGDVNYIKMGNKVNVQDNAMLHCTYEKYPLEIGNNVSIGHNAIVHGCTIKDNVLIGMGSIVMDNCLVEENSIVGAGSVVTQGTHIKSGEVWGGVPARKIKDISTSLLEGEVNRIADNYVKYSSWYKE from the coding sequence ATGGCACTTATAAAAGAACTTTTAGGGAAAACTCCGCAAATCGGTAAAAATACTTATCTGGCTGAAACTGCTACAGTGGTAGGAAATGTGGTAATGGGAGAAAACTGCAGTATTTGGTTTAATGCAGTGATTAGAGGAGATGTTAATTATATAAAAATGGGGAATAAAGTAAATGTGCAGGATAATGCAATGCTTCACTGTACTTACGAAAAATATCCATTAGAAATTGGCAATAATGTTTCTATCGGTCATAATGCGATAGTTCATGGCTGTACCATTAAAGATAACGTTTTAATCGGGATGGGTTCTATTGTGATGGATAATTGTCTTGTTGAAGAAAATTCTATTGTAGGAGCTGGTTCGGTGGTAACACAGGGAACGCATATTAAATCCGGTGAAGTTTGGGGCGGTGTTCCTGCCAGAAAAATAAAAGATATTTCTACTTCCTTATTAGAAGGTGAGGTTAACAGAATTGCAGATAATTATGTAAAATATTCTTCTTGGTACAAAGAATAA
- a CDS encoding helix-turn-helix domain-containing protein translates to MNNHFFELIEFTSRSVFLTGKAGTGKTTFLNEFVKKTKKKHIVVAPTGIAAINAGGVTIHSMFGLPLRTFLPTSERIDSNIANNIVDLQQHFKYRKDKLKLLREVEVIIIDEVSMLRADVLDMMDFSLRFIRRNNHRFGGVQMLFIGDLYQLPPVVRDEHVLKMFYNSPFFFDSLAIKDIPLLTIELTKVYRQTDAHFLEILNAIRDGDVANIDFDELNTRYNPDFKTEDQPYVYLCSHNKMADDINQEKLKDIKLTSGVYEAKLFGEFKENQFPNEQYLELKVGAQIMFIRNDISGEKKYYNGKLGEISALDDNEIKVVLDGSEREITVKREVWEQKKYSLDSDKMIKEEVLGSFEQFPIKLAWAVTIHKSQGLTFDKVIIDAGKSFTAGQVYVALSRCRTLEGIVLKSKITPEVIFKDNRILKFQGETQANDHIEDILNQEKYDYSIRKLLRTLDCKWMMKEVEHWNNLSLVSKGVDRNKANQLYLQLKHEVQNLAKIFDKLERIIFQKVHLFIQKKEEWIEIENKSKGAVNFFFREINDKIFSPLKDFYSEIKGLKGLKQYNEELRTWLEDIEDYLNGLKELYLLETKLLEEKNNKEVSMKIAKVPSQVLTFQLFEEGKTVSEIALERGLVKETILGHLAKFAEQGLLNISRIITSDKIKAFEVEFSQNSHETLNEWKNALPKDFEFNEIRILINHFTYQKTKNNA, encoded by the coding sequence ATGAACAATCATTTTTTTGAACTCATAGAATTTACCAGCAGAAGTGTTTTTTTAACCGGAAAAGCAGGAACGGGTAAAACAACTTTTCTCAACGAATTTGTAAAAAAAACGAAAAAAAAGCATATTGTAGTGGCTCCTACCGGGATTGCTGCGATTAATGCGGGTGGTGTAACCATACATTCTATGTTTGGTCTTCCGCTTCGTACTTTTTTGCCGACTTCAGAGCGTATAGACAGCAATATTGCGAATAATATTGTAGATCTTCAGCAACATTTTAAGTACCGGAAAGATAAACTGAAGCTTTTGCGTGAAGTGGAAGTTATTATTATTGATGAGGTTTCTATGTTGCGTGCAGATGTTTTGGATATGATGGATTTTTCTCTTCGTTTCATCCGTAGAAATAATCATCGTTTTGGAGGAGTTCAGATGTTGTTTATTGGAGATTTGTATCAGCTTCCGCCGGTGGTAAGAGATGAACATGTGTTGAAGATGTTTTATAATTCGCCATTTTTCTTCGACAGTTTGGCAATTAAAGATATTCCGCTTCTTACGATTGAACTTACAAAAGTTTACCGCCAGACAGATGCTCATTTTCTTGAAATTCTGAATGCAATTCGCGATGGTGATGTCGCAAATATCGATTTTGATGAGTTAAATACAAGATATAATCCCGATTTTAAAACCGAAGATCAGCCTTATGTTTATCTCTGTTCTCATAATAAAATGGCAGATGATATCAATCAGGAAAAGCTTAAAGATATTAAATTAACATCCGGAGTTTATGAAGCTAAACTTTTTGGTGAGTTTAAAGAAAATCAGTTTCCGAACGAGCAGTATCTTGAGCTGAAAGTTGGAGCTCAGATTATGTTTATCCGTAATGATATTTCGGGAGAGAAAAAATACTATAACGGTAAACTTGGTGAAATTTCTGCTTTGGATGATAATGAAATTAAGGTTGTTTTAGACGGAAGTGAGCGGGAAATTACGGTAAAACGAGAGGTTTGGGAACAGAAAAAATATTCTTTAGATTCTGATAAGATGATTAAAGAAGAGGTTTTGGGAAGTTTTGAGCAGTTTCCTATCAAGCTTGCATGGGCGGTTACAATTCATAAAAGTCAGGGACTTACTTTTGATAAGGTGATTATTGATGCCGGTAAAAGTTTCACTGCGGGACAGGTTTACGTGGCTTTATCCCGTTGCCGTACTTTGGAAGGAATCGTTTTGAAATCCAAAATTACTCCCGAAGTTATTTTTAAGGATAATAGAATCCTGAAATTTCAGGGAGAAACCCAAGCTAATGATCATATTGAAGATATTCTGAATCAGGAAAAATATGATTATTCTATTCGGAAACTTTTGCGAACACTGGATTGTAAATGGATGATGAAAGAAGTAGAGCATTGGAATAATTTATCTCTTGTAAGCAAAGGTGTAGATCGCAATAAAGCCAATCAGCTTTATTTACAGCTAAAGCATGAAGTTCAGAATCTTGCTAAGATTTTTGATAAGCTCGAAAGGATTATTTTTCAAAAAGTGCATCTTTTTATTCAGAAAAAAGAAGAATGGATAGAGATTGAAAATAAATCGAAAGGAGCGGTTAATTTCTTTTTCAGAGAAATAAATGATAAGATTTTTAGTCCTTTAAAAGATTTTTATTCAGAAATTAAAGGATTGAAAGGTTTAAAACAATACAACGAAGAACTTAGAACCTGGTTGGAGGATATTGAAGATTATCTGAATGGTTTAAAAGAATTATATCTTCTCGAAACAAAACTTTTGGAGGAAAAAAACAATAAAGAAGTAAGCATGAAAATTGCAAAAGTTCCTTCTCAGGTTCTTACTTTTCAGTTATTTGAAGAAGGAAAAACGGTTTCTGAAATTGCTCTGGAAAGAGGTTTGGTGAAAGAAACTATTTTGGGGCATCTTGCTAAATTTGCAGAACAGGGTTTGTTGAATATTTCCAGAATTATTACTTCGGATAAAATTAAAGCTTTTGAAGTTGAGTTTTCTCAAAATTCCCATGAAACACTTAACGAATGGAAAAATGCTTTGCCAAAAGATTTTGAATTCAATGAGATACGCATTCTTATCAATCATTTTACTTATCAAAAGACAAAAAATAATGCTTAA
- a CDS encoding PspA/IM30 family protein: MNIFKRLYAIGKAEVNSVLENFEDPIKLTEAGIADMKDQLTESVEALAQLKALSIRKKNEAEAESLSAKDYYAKAVLLIQKSEKGEVNAADSDRLAKEALKKQTEAQKNAELLRSETEKLQDECEKMQTNIHQLKSNISKWENELRTLEARVQVSEATKDINRKMTQIDSSSAVSMLEKLKERVVQQEAVSEAYSELAKTGKSVDEEIDSLVNNADTEAEKALQKLKKTLKKG, translated from the coding sequence ATGAATATTTTTAAAAGATTATACGCAATAGGAAAAGCTGAAGTTAATTCGGTATTAGAAAATTTTGAAGATCCTATAAAACTTACAGAAGCAGGAATTGCCGATATGAAAGATCAGCTTACCGAAAGTGTCGAAGCTTTAGCTCAGCTGAAAGCACTTTCTATTCGTAAAAAAAATGAGGCGGAAGCAGAAAGTCTATCGGCGAAAGATTACTATGCAAAAGCAGTACTTCTTATTCAGAAATCTGAAAAGGGTGAAGTGAATGCGGCAGATAGTGATCGTTTAGCAAAAGAAGCTTTAAAAAAACAGACTGAAGCCCAGAAAAATGCTGAACTTTTAAGATCAGAAACTGAAAAACTTCAGGACGAGTGTGAAAAAATGCAGACCAATATCCATCAACTGAAATCTAATATTTCGAAATGGGAAAATGAACTCCGCACTTTGGAGGCAAGAGTTCAGGTAAGCGAGGCAACTAAAGATATTAATCGTAAAATGACTCAGATCGACAGTAGCAGTGCGGTTTCTATGCTGGAAAAACTAAAGGAAAGGGTGGTGCAGCAGGAAGCTGTTTCGGAGGCTTATTCCGAGTTGGCAAAAACCGGCAAGTCTGTGGATGAAGAAATCGACAGTCTTGTAAATAATGCAGATACTGAAGCGGAAAAAGCTTTACAGAAATTGAAAAAAACACTTAAAAAAGGCTAA
- a CDS encoding type IX secretion system plug protein has protein sequence MKTLQLFLLSLGGFIFGQNIQSIQLFNPQTNDETPVIYNGQQLILRFDDLTNSSEIYRYTIKHYDRNWEYDNLFFSEIANGQMNAMLDEFQYSFNTLQPYTHYVLKFPNDKIQPKISGNFELIVYKRSADEPLFTRRFSIVEDQANLALNISRFADAKNPNVNQRVEVQAVAKAGDLTSNVNSITLTLLQNNNPNMQISGQKPSSTMGNKLLFQQLNLVFPGNNEFYYFDNKNMKMAADMVRATDILDGVNQTYLHSVWAYPLNYQYQPDVNGAWYYRRNDLGLERNAEREADYSWLYFSLDSEPIDKELYVLGGFNDFQPKKEFQMQYDEASKKYMARIYLKQGFYNYVLATKENNGSLNFGEVNGNFWQTENLYQAFLYYRPFGRNYDGLIGYGEFRTPVR, from the coding sequence ATGAAAACATTACAATTATTTTTGCTGTCTTTGGGTGGGTTTATCTTTGGGCAGAATATACAAAGCATACAGTTGTTTAATCCTCAGACAAATGATGAAACTCCTGTAATTTATAATGGACAGCAGCTTATTCTGAGGTTTGATGATCTTACGAATTCCAGCGAAATATATCGCTATACTATAAAGCATTACGACAGAAACTGGGAATACGATAATCTTTTTTTTAGTGAAATTGCTAATGGGCAGATGAATGCAATGTTGGATGAGTTTCAGTATTCGTTTAATACTCTGCAGCCATATACTCATTATGTTTTAAAATTTCCCAATGATAAAATTCAGCCTAAAATTTCAGGGAATTTTGAGTTGATAGTTTATAAAAGATCCGCAGATGAACCGCTTTTTACAAGAAGATTTTCAATTGTTGAAGATCAGGCAAATTTAGCGTTAAATATTTCAAGATTTGCAGACGCCAAAAACCCTAATGTTAACCAAAGGGTAGAAGTACAGGCTGTTGCAAAAGCCGGTGATCTTACATCGAATGTTAATTCTATAACCCTTACTCTTTTGCAGAATAATAATCCCAATATGCAGATTTCCGGACAGAAGCCGAGTTCTACCATGGGAAATAAATTGCTTTTCCAGCAACTGAATCTTGTCTTTCCCGGTAATAATGAATTTTATTACTTTGATAATAAAAATATGAAAATGGCAGCCGATATGGTTCGTGCAACAGATATTTTAGATGGAGTTAATCAGACTTATCTTCATTCGGTTTGGGCGTATCCGCTTAATTATCAATATCAGCCAGATGTAAACGGAGCGTGGTATTATCGTAGAAATGACTTAGGTTTAGAAAGAAATGCAGAGCGGGAAGCAGATTATTCTTGGTTATATTTTTCTTTAGATTCGGAACCTATAGATAAAGAACTCTATGTTTTGGGAGGTTTTAATGATTTTCAGCCGAAAAAGGAATTTCAGATGCAATACGATGAGGCTTCAAAAAAATATATGGCAAGAATTTACCTTAAACAGGGTTTTTACAATTATGTTTTGGCAACAAAAGAAAACAACGGAAGCCTGAATTTTGGCGAAGTGAATGGTAATTTCTGGCAAACAGAAAATCTTTATCAGGCTTTTCTGTATTATAGACCGTTTGGAAGAAATTATGACGGATTAATTGGTTATGGTGAATTCAGAACTCCGGTGAGGTAA